In Helianthus annuus cultivar XRQ/B chromosome 3, HanXRQr2.0-SUNRISE, whole genome shotgun sequence, a single window of DNA contains:
- the LOC110876160 gene encoding uncharacterized protein LOC110876160: MAEDHDNRKWHVLSRLKAVVKKVTFLMNSNVNRWRIVSAFTGRVGGCRRLSFGEGLGLTAIMSSSDDDEENNNIGFGDTGSSSSSSFPELNKSKSFRVDRTKSFREEEDIDKRAEMFIDNFYRQLRYQKQVSLELRYARNRSFESSDSSSISFSP, from the coding sequence atGGCAGAAGACCACGACAATCGAAAATGGCACGTATTAAGCAGGCTAAAAGCCGTTGTTAAAAAGGTTACTTTTCTCATGAACTCAAACGTAAACCGATGGCGGATCGTTTCTGCTTTCACGGGCCGTGTTGGTGGTTGTAGGCGGCTGAGCTTCGGTGAAGGGTTAGGGTTGACCGCAATCATGTCATCCTCAGATGACGATGAAGAAAATAATAATATAGGGTTTGGTGATAcgggttcttcttcttcttcgtcgTTTCCGGAGTTGAATAAGAGTAAAAGCTTTCGTGTAGATAGAACCAAGAGTTTCCGTGAAGAAGAAGATATTGATAAGAGAGCTGAGATGTTTATTGACAACTTTTATAGACAGTTACGGTATCAGAAACAGGTTTCGTTAGAATTAAGGTATGCAAGAAACCGTAGTTTTGAATCATCTGATTCTAGTTCCATCTCTTTTTCGCCGTGA